The Primulina tabacum isolate GXHZ01 chromosome 10, ASM2559414v2, whole genome shotgun sequence region gaattgaatatttgaatgttgaaaataaaagttgtaaatattgaaaattagtgtgtgatggatgtaggtaatgatgtattttatttttggattatttgtaaagatttcctataaatagatctctcatttgtgaagaaaatcacaattgagtagagagaaaaatattataaagtgtgtagtttggtaaattttgagagtttgagatttttacttttaaccataaatttttactttttcacaacacgttatcagcacgaagctctaaaagtcctccatccttttccaagctccaaacagaagaaaaaaggtaacaaaagtaataatatttattttactgttatttatttattgtgtatatatttaatatataatataatgttattattagaaataataaaaataaatttttcaaaaaattgttataaatccagggaggatgttaagacgacatcccacactcccggtaagggatacgacaagtataaaagcctataagatttttaaacaaaataacttacgacacctcattataataatgtgatatgatatacataattatttaaacatgattaatattatattcaccatattattaccataaaagtatacaaatacatacatttattttttgtacaccaacggtcataaacggtaacaaaacggctagtttttgccctataaatatcatcttacaaacacattcaatcactccaactttctcttcttctctaaaaattattcttcatcaaatttttcgaagaaaaaaagaagatgactttctcaaagttatttttaattattttggttatcatactcatgagtcttttatttatcggagaatatcctcctcgtgtgttttctttatttttacaaatactcgtacttgttgtttatccattactttgtattgcaatattcattaactaataaaatacatcgtaattttttagtaccaccatgtcaaacttggcaaaactcgaattcattgctcttgatatcacggaaaaaaattatatgccatggactctcgatgtataaatgcatcttgagtcattgggtctaaatgagaccataaaagaaaatggcatatcgacatcccaagaaaaggcaaaagccatgatatttttgcgttggCATCctatggctttgtggaagggattaaaagaaagattcgaacaaatgaatttagtgagaaatcatcaggcacgacccactggttcaacagcatttcctgaagtaaatgtcgtaagcaaaaatgaatttaaatctggaaaccaaaatcaaagttataaacaagattttggtcgaggacgaaatcgaggtcgtggtcgtggatgtggacgtggaagtggtcgtggtcgtggtcgtggtcgcggccgtggttttgaaaataatcgagatagttacttttataactcatctcaaaagaacgtcccaaaccatccacagaaaaggcatcatgaaaatatgagtgttaatgagaatcactcaaaaagatatgaaagttcttgttttagatgtGGTACTCTAGGACattggtcccgtatttgtcgagcccctgagtatctttgtaaactttataaagaatcattaaaggggaaagaaaaggagaccaacttcactgaacaaagtgaacctttgagtgattcaactcattttgatgttggagattttctgattgatttctcagacaatgatcaatttgctggtggaataaatatgtaaaatattttatgtacccatatgataatgttttattgtgtgctatatttttgcattttattgtcagtaattttatttcattgcatatattttttgaagttgaaatatggaaaatactatgagcaaagctgaagtttgcatacccgatagtggtacaacgcacactatcctccgagataaaagatatttcttggaactaaaaccaacaaaaacaagggtgaatacaatatcaggtcctgtagacttgattaaagaatgtggtaaagcacaatttttgttacctaatggtacaaaattttttatcaatgatgctttatattcaccacaatcgaaaagatatttgttgagttttaatgatatatattctcatgggtatgatactcaaacaatgaatgaagggaataagaaatatatgtgtcttatcacatataaatcaggaaagaaatatgtgattgaaaaactaccaatgctccctactggattgcattatacacatataagtccgattgaatcaaacatggtagttgataattcttcaatattaaccaattgacatgatcgattgggacatcctggttcaacaatgatgcgaagaattatagaaaatacacatggccatccgctgaaagaccagaagatctttcagaataataagtttcaatgtaaagcatgttctcttggaaaacttattataagaccatcaccagccaaaatccaaactgaatcatcaatgtttcttgaacatattcagggtgatatttgtggaccaatccatccaccatgtggaccattcagatactttatggtattgattgatgcctccagcagatggtcacatgtatgtttattgtcaactcgaaatgttgcatttgcaagattacttgctcaaataataaaattgaggaatcaatttcccgattatacaatcaagaaaattagacttgataatgctggtgaatttacttcccaaactttcaatgattattgtatgtctatgggaatcattgttgagcatcatgttgctcatgtacatacacagaatggattggctgaatcattgattaaacgtctgcaaatgattgctagaccaatgattatgaaaacaaagctccctatttctatatggggacatgcaattttacgctgcttcattaattcgcatcagaccaagtgcatatcataaatactccccattgcagcttgcatttggtaaagaaccagacatttctcatctgagaatttttggatgtatggtgtatgtgcctattgcaccaccgcaacgaaagaaaatgggacctcaaagaaaggttggaatttatatcggttatgatagtccatcaatcattcgatatcttgaacctcagacaggcgacgtgttcacagcacgttttgctgattgtcattttaatgaggaaatcttcccaatgttagggggagaacagaaacataccgaaaaggaaattacatggcatgtatcatcattgttacatctggatccaagaacaaaacaatgtgaaaaagatgtacaacaaattgtacacttgcaaagaatagccaatcaaataccagatgcatttgctgacacaaaaggggtaactaaatcatatatacatgctgcaaatgcccctgctcgaattgaaattccaaagaaacaaattgaagatactcataatgtcattaaacgcctgaagcgtggaaggccagtcggttccaaggataaaaatcctcgaaaaagaaaatttatagagaaacacgatgatcacaaaataaagaatgatgttcctgaagaaacacatgatgatcacaaaatagagaatggtgttcctgaagaaacacatgatgatgaaaatattctgtcagaaccacaaactgacgagaatcatgaaatctctatcaattacattaatactggaaaaatatggaacctgaaaagatatagaagaaattgatgatatattttcttataatgtggcaatcgacgtcataaatgataacgaagatcatgaaccaaaatcttttggtgaatgtaaaaatcggcaggattggataaaatggaaagaagacatccaggttgaattggattcgctaaataaacgtaatgtttttggacctatagtccttacacctgaaggtgtaaaacctgttggatacaaatgggtttttattcgaaagcgaaatgagaaaaatgaaatagtgagatataaagctcgacttgttgcacaaggtttttctcaaatgcctggaattgattatgaagaaacgtattctcccgtgatggatgcaattacgtttcggtatttgattagcttggcggtatctgaaaatttagaaatgcgtcttatggatgttattacagcttacttatatggatcacttgatagtaatatatatatgaaaatccctgaaggatttaagatgcctgaagcacaaagttcaaaacacatggaatgttattctgtgaaattacaaagatcattatatgggttaaagcaatcaggtcgaatgtggtataatcgactaagtgatcacttgatgaaaaagggatatgtaaataattcaatatgcccttgtgttttcattaagaaaacaacatccggatgcgtaattattgctgtatatgttgatgatttaaacatcattggaacgaataagaaaattcaagaagttgtgtcatacttgaatgaagaatttgaaatgaaggatcttggaaaaaccaagtattgtctgggtttacaaattgaacaaaaagaatgtggaatgtttgttcaccagacaaattatacagaaaagatccttaaacgttttaatatggataaatcaaatcctttaagtactccaatggttgttagatcattaaacatagaaaaggatccattccgaccatgtgaagaagatgaagatattcttggtccagaagtaccatatctaagtgctatcggtgcccttatgtatcttacaaattgtacaaggcctgatatattttttgccgtaaatttgttggcaagatttagcacatatccaacaaagagacactcgaacggaattaaacatatattccgttatctacgaagaacgacagacttgggacttttgtattcaaaatatgctaatccaagtataattggttatgccgatgctggatacttatctgatccacacaaagcacgttcccaaactggatatgttttgactcgtggaggcactgcaatttcttggcgttcacagaaacaaacgctcgtaacaacttcatcaaatcatgccgagattattgcactacatgaagcaagtcgtgaatgtgtgtggttaaaatcaatgacccaacatatccaaatctcatgcggattatcattcgacgagaagcctgtgatactatatgaagataatgttgcatgtgttgctcaaatgaaagaatgatacataaaaagcgacagaactaaacatattcctcctaagttcttcgcattcaccaaggagcttgagaagaataaatttattgatgttcgtcacattcaatcaagtgaaaactcatcagatctcttcacaaaggcacttcctacgtcaatattcagaaagcacatatataatattgggatgcgcaatctacgaaatttgtgaagaattgttcgtgtcaacatgagggggagtttacgtgactgcactctttttcccttgctatggtttttatcccaatgggtttttcctagtaaggtttttaacgaggcagtataaaaacacgtaatgaagacaatcattatgatcatcatcacaagggggagtgttgaaaaatatatttaaaatgagtgtattgaatatttgaatgttgaatatttgaatgttgaaaataagagttgtaaatattgaaaattagtgtgtgatgatgtaggtaatgatgtattttatttttggattatttgtaaagatttcctataaatagatctctcatttgtgaagaaaatcactaattgagtagagagaaaaatattataaagtgtgtagtttggtaaattttgagagtttgagatttttattttttaccataaatttttattttttcacaacatgtatatgtatgtatatattattattttttttgtaagaaACAAACTTGGCAAATGATTGATGATTTGTTgaatagaaaactcaatttcaTCACTGTTTTTTTGACCGGCTCACACCAAAGAAAGGATAGTTTGAAAAAAAAGACTAGTGCATCTAGAAGGACTCCTTTTGTTTTCTACTTCCAACTACATATTTGTTGGGGGGTTTTTTTTTAccaaatttaaaagaaaattcaaaGTAGGTGGATAACAACTTAGTTGAAGTAATTTTCTATTTATCCAACCATTCCAGACACACATGTGGAAAAGGATTTCACACCTCTATCTATTGAAGAATTTCTTGccatgaattaaaaaaaaaaaaaaaggaagattGAAACACAATTATTGACGAGTTTATGTATTCTAAAGTTTCATATTTTTAAAGATGGTGTGTGAAATGTGTGCTTTTTCAAGTACTAGAGCATTTAGTGGTGGTGTAATGGCTCTCTGAAATGGTTAAGTATGTGGTGAACTAGCCAACCCCttttatctttaaaaaaatatcgtCTTTTTCCCCGACTTTTCTTCTTTAAGTGTCCCCCCTCTCCTTTCCTCACTCCTTCGTCACTAAGAATCCATTTGGCTGTTTCGGATCACAACGATATTTTCTTCTTTCAGAATAAATATTTAGAGAAATTGAATTAGCTTACACCATCTCCCATCCAACGGTCCTAGTCGCTAGACATTTAATAAACTGTACCTTTTGTCTCATTCTTGATCATGTTATATAAAGTGGCTTCCGTGTTATATTTTTCTGCCATTTTTGAGCACAAAAGCTAGTGATCTCTACTATACTATGATCCAAGTTATCTTGAAGTTTCTTGCGCGCAACTTTCCATTTTTCGTGCCAGGATTTCAGTTTGAAGGCCGCATTTTCTGAATTTGACATGATTTTGATTCAAGATACTTGAATCCCTTCAAACCAAGCTGTAGATATTCTTCACTACTAGCAAATTTTCACCAAACCCTTTGATTTTCTTGGATTTCAGATGGAAGAAGTCTGTTCTAGGAGCCAAAATACTCTAGTAGGGCTGATGCAAGGCAGGGAGTTTGTAAATCAGCTGAAACTTCTGCTTCAACCGTCCAACTCAACCgagaaatatgaattttttgtgGAGAAAATAGAATCTTCTTTTGATAATGCTATAGCCCTGGTAAATGCTTTTCTTGAACATGGAACCCCTTCTCATACTATTGGGAATACGTCCGAGTCACCCCATCTTCTTGAGAACAGTTCGAAAAGTGAAGGGTCGGACCCGGACTATAAGGACCAAACCCATAAATGTGTTTCCAAGAAAAGGTACCTTCTTTAAGCCTATTTCTTGTTggtggattttttttaaaaataaactggGATTTATCTTACTTTTTTATgtgttaattaataattttgccTTTTACAGGAAGATGACCCGAAAATGGAATGATGTAGTGCGTGTGTGCTCTGGGGCAGGGATTGAAAGTCATCTAAATGATGGATATAGTTGGAGAAAATATGGGCAGAAAGTTATTTTAAACACTGATCATCCAAGGTCACCAAAtgttttcaatcttaacttgaTTGGTGCTAATTAGTTTCATAAATCACTGGTTCTTGGATTGTCGTTAACTCTAGCAACTTTTTGGATATTTTTTGGGACTTTTGGATTGATATCATCTGCATCTGGATTCAATCTTTTGAATGTGATTTATTACGCTAATCAAGATCTTATTTTGAGATGCTGAACTTATGAGGAGAGAGAAAATGGTGTCTTTTGGTTGGGTTTTTTGACTTGGATGCATTAAAAATAGTTTGGTAGATTTTCTGAATTCTCAATATCTTCAGGTAGTTGTCATCAATTCTTTCGTCTGACACTTCGTACTAACTACTACCAACCCTTGTTACTTGGCCATTTGCTTTATGCTTATATGTGTCAATATTGATACCAATCACTCAAGGAAAATATGGGTGTTAGATAATAAATATTGGCCCCTTAGGAGAGACTGTTATTCATGTGCAAGTCCTTTGCACACAACGTGAGAATACTCACTTTGACcgcttctattttttttcatttcttcacgATTTTACTTGTATTGTTTAACATGAGCCGGTACGTAAAAACTTGGAAGTATTTTGGGATTCGGGTTTTGAGTATTTGAATAGGAAGCCATGTTCCTTAACTGTTAGGACTACATACTAATGGTTGCAGCCAGCCCTTGTAAGTTCTGACTAAAAAAGACACCTACAGTAAATGTCTCAGCATAATGTGGTCTAAAGAATTTTTCTTACCAATTTTTTGATTTAGCCAAAATGATCAGTGTTGGTTTCTAACCGAAGGGTGTTTCAATTGCAGGGCATACTATCGTTGCACCTATCTAAACACTCAACGGTGTTTGGCGAAAAAACATGTTCAACGAACCGATGATGACCCTTCAATCTTCGAAGTTGTGTATAAAGGGAAACACAGCTGTGTTCAAGAAACTGTGAAGCAGAACAAAGGAAACTTGGTGTTCAGCAGTGATACAAGGCCAGGTCTTAAAGTTGAAACTCGAGAACTCGATGCAACAGATGGTGCTATGGCCAATTTTCgtacattttcttttccctcaaCCCCTGTTGAATCCGAAATCTCAGGGGATACTCTCTTGTTTTTTGATCTATCGAAGGAAGCCAACTTCATCGGGAGCTACTATTCAACCCCGTTTCTATCCCCGGCAACATCCGAATCATGTTTCTCATTGTCACAAGACCAGGTGAATGGCTTTGTGATCGGCGACAATTTGTGTTCTGAAACAGAGTTTACTGAGATAATCTCCAGTGCAACAACATCAACATTTGAAGACATAGATTTGTCGATTGATCGAGTGGAGGACTTCGATACTAAGTTCCTCGATGCCTTTGATAACCTTCTGTTAGATTTGGAGCCACATTTCGACTGCCGACTTGAAaggcattgatatatatatatatatatatatatatatatatatatatatatatatatatatataatgtggtTGATTAGCATGAGTTGAGTGAGCTTCCTTTCGTTTGGACAAGTATTCTAAAATGtttttttgtgttttagaaggaaaaaaatttaaaatatgtatttgGATAAGGTATTtctaaaatgttttgaaaaatatttttaaaaaagtgttattaagtatattttttaaataataatttatcagtgattttttttattttatttttttagaaatgaaGGTAtggaaatcataacatattattatttagttgaaaataatttttatataataattgtcAAAAGTTACGTTTGTTTTTAAACaacttttaaaaacatttttaaaaattgcGCACCCGAGCCGGCGAaatgtttttgaattttatattcaATGATTAGTTATATCTTTGGAGTAcggataaaatattttcataaaaaaatactaGGTTTTTGAATTCTATATTCAACAATAAGTAACGGGCTATTAATCATGTCCGACAACGGTGAGAAATTAAGATTAGTTTCTTATCTGATCTTCAgaatgataaaaatttgtgtgagacgattcaCTGAgttttattttatgagacggatctcttatttgggtcatccatgaaaaagtattactttttatgttaaaagtgttattttttattgtgaatatcattggggttgacccgtctcacagataaagattcatgagaccgtctcataataGACCTACTCCTTAAAAAATTGTGAATATCTCAACGTAAATTTATTTGAAACGACATAATGGATCAAAAATGGATTTGTCAAtattctaaaaaaattaaaaatattaatatatgtaaCAAATTAATTGAAACAAACCGATcctaaaaatttcataaataaaaattgaaattaaatacgcgggaaaaaagaaagaaatgaaaACCACGAGGCACGTGTTAATCAATATCCAACATCACTTAAAAGTGGCCCAAAATGTTGATATTGGGCATTGCACATGATTTATAATCGGCCCATTTCAAATGGTCCAACCCAAgctattaatttaaaataaaatttgaatagAAGAAAATCCAAAATTAAGGCAAATATCAGGGGTGTAATGAATTAATAAAAACACAAAAACtcatatcatatcaaaatattaattttcaatttagatataaattaaattaactcGTCTCACGAATATAGATTTGTGATACCGTTTCATACTCTAAAATAAATCATGTTAGATGTGCGATTTTTCATATCTAATAGATAAATGACACATCATCAATGTTCTTATAAGAAAATTTGATCGAAGAAAATCAttcttataaaaatataatatttaagaaTATTGTTTGTGACTATAAAATCTGACCAAGATTAATTCTGGTATCACACAATTTGATTATCTCTAAAATAATTAGTATAGTGATATATATTATTGCTTTTGAACTTATCAATTGCTTTGAGATTCCCCATAGATCACGGCAAAGATTTcatgataataaaaataataatatgataataatgctagctataattaattattacaatatatatatatatatatacatattatatatatataatatgaccATGTTGGGGAAAACCAAATCGAACGAATAAGataatatacaatatataaataataataattttggatTCTGATCAAGAAATTCATGATTATGACATGATTTTTAGGTGGATTTTTCTAATATTTCCAGAAAGACACGACTATGTTCAATCAATTGTAGTTTGCCTAATACCACTAATTTCTTTATTAAAGAGATCATTAATATGGATTTTTAGGTcataagaatttgaaatgattacCAAATTGACTTGGGTTTTCATAATCAACTCAAAGATATTATGACATGGAAAATATTTGACATCTTAGGTTATTGACTTTTTAACTTGtaataattcaaattttctagaaatAAAATCAAGAATATACTTTCGTGGTTTTTTCAACGAATTTTTACTTCATTTAGAGGGTGGCCAACATTGTTCATTCTTACCTTATATGATGAATGAAGTTTCATGATAAATGATAATCATATGTTAATAGTCACCTTTGTAGTTCAGAAAAAATGATAAACTCAAATTGCTGCGTATGATTTCACTGCATTTGATGATAATACCTAACTTGCAAAACGCTTTCAACATAGTCGTCTTATATTGAGAATTCTTGGTTCAGCTCTCTCCTATGATTTTCCCCTCAACACATGCTCATCTTTTATTTTcttgatgttttttttttaaattataaccGGTTATGTTTGGTTGGGATAAGTTGATGTATATGATTTCAATAATTGATCAATCTCATCAAATATTCAGTTGAAATGTTATATTATTATCAATGgtcacatcaatcaaattattaaatataaaattcacaatattatttttcatatatttctTTCGTTTATATTTATTGAGAattgaaatgattgaaaattataattctatttttatttcaaatttaatcaatcaaCCAAACACAATATTGATTCAATTTTATTATCTATTCCACATTactcaaattttttataatcaCGATATTATTTATCTGAGCCAAAAACTtacgtgagacagtctcacggatcgtattttgtgagacggatatcttatttgagtcattcataaaaaaatattatcttttatgttaaaaatattatattttatcgtaattatcggtagagttgatccatctcatatataaatattaaagaTTAATGAGATCGTCGTGCTCTTTTATCTGAACCGTCATGTTGGCCCAAGTAAACAGACTCTAGAAatcttttttttataaaaaaattgcaCTGACCAATAAATGAATAAACAGAAATACCAATTATTCTATCGCACGAGAATATCTCTAAAATGCCAAGAAATCTTCCACGCACAAATTTATACACATAAATCTGCTCGAGAAACACTTTGGGACTTACACCATCCAACATGATAATCAAGATGATGCATGAGTCTTCCATTTGTTAACCACTTGAGCGAGGGACCTTGTGGAAGAACCATCTTGGCTGAGCACTCTAGCCGCGGCATCTTTGAGATCCCTCATCCGATTTCGGATCCCTTTGCCCTCCTCTCCCTCCACCAGATTCGTGACCACGTTCTTTATATCCAATCGCCCCACGAGTTCATTCTCGCCAACTTCAGGCCGCAACGCCACCTTGACATCTTCGTTCAGCAACACCGCATTCATCCTCTGCTCCGCGTACAGCGGCCACGCGATTAGGGGCACCCCGCTTACGACACTCTCCAGAGTCGAATTCCATCCGCAGTGCGACAGAAACCCGCAGATCGAACTGTGTGCCAAGATTTGAGCTTGTGGAGCCCATAATGGCACCACCAATCCTTGATTATTGGTCCTTTCCACGAACCCTTGTGGCAAATAAGCCAAAGGGTCACTTGTGTCCTGAATCTTGAAATACGCGGCATTAGCAGTCGTGTCGTTCGGGCATCTGATCACCCACAAAAATCTTTGCTCACTCAACTCCAGTCCTAGTGCCATTTCGATTAACTGGTCGTGTGAAAGCGTTCCCCCACTACCTAATGAGATAAACAGCACTGAATTGTTTGGCTGCTGATCCAACCATTTCAAGCATTTTGATGAATCTGGATCCTCGGATTTGAGTTTGAACCCATTTGAACCAAAGGTCCGATGGGGTGGATGGAAGGTTTTGATCCACGTCCATTTTCTTGCAGGGTTTTGATCGTAACAGGCTCCAGTTCGTTGAACGTGTTCACCATTAAACCCTCCGCCATCGAATACCTTTTCGAGTGATGCAGAATCCATCTATAAGCTTCGTTTTTCCTGTCCTGGAGTGGGGCCACCAGTTCACGTCCATGAATGGGTACGCATCCTGGGATCTGCAACTTCTCAGACACTTCCCAGTACTCACACGACACCGTTTCATCAAGCTTGGGCAAGTGCAATATAAGCGACAAAAGCATGGCGGTAGAGGGAAAGAACATATAGGGCGGGATGCCGAGTTCCGCCGCTACATCAAACCCATCTGTACCGAAAAGATCAACCACAAAAGCGGAGAATTTCTTACTATCATGCAAGGCTTTAACGGCGTCGCGAAGTGACGGGAGGGAGCGTGTGATGGTGAGTGAAATAATCGTTTCAATCCAGGTGTCCGGTCCCAAATCGTCGAAACATACAGGTGGCAGAAGAACGTATTCTATAGATGAAGGAAGATCGGAAAGAAAGGATTTCTGAGCTTTAGAGAGAGGGCCATCTGTGGGGACGAAGAAAGTGGAGAGGATACCGTATTGGCGGAAGAGGGTCTTGGAGAATTCGACTAAAGGAATAAGATGGCCCATGCCTGGGGTCGGAAGAATGGCTATGTGGGTCTTTTTTGTGTCCGCCATGGATGACAATTGAGGTAGCCTCTGCAGCAAGGTCGACAAATTATAGGAAACGGAGTACTTCAAAAGGTAGAGAAAACTATTATATAGTCGTTTTTCTTG contains the following coding sequences:
- the LOC142505656 gene encoding putative WRKY transcription factor 53; this encodes MEEVCSRSQNTLVGLMQGREFVNQLKLLLQPSNSTEKYEFFVEKIESSFDNAIALVNAFLEHGTPSHTIGNTSESPHLLENSSKSEGSDPDYKDQTHKCVSKKRKMTRKWNDVVRVCSGAGIESHLNDGYSWRKYGQKVILNTDHPRAYYRCTYLNTQRCLAKKHVQRTDDDPSIFEVVYKGKHSCVQETVKQNKGNLVFSSDTRPGLKVETRELDATDGAMANFRTFSFPSTPVESEISGDTLLFFDLSKEANFIGSYYSTPFLSPATSESCFSLSQDQVNGFVIGDNLCSETEFTEIISSATTSTFEDIDLSIDRVEDFDTKFLDAFDNLLLDLEPHFDCRLERH